GTCAGTGGGAGGGTTTAGTGTAGTCCAATCAACAGCTGCTAACATTGCTGGAGTACCACAGTCAGAAATTCAATTAATCAATGGTTCTGGACTAGGCCCAGAAAATCGCATTTCTCCTAGAGCAATTTGTGCAATGTTCATGGCGCTAGAGCGGGAAGCAGTAGCTCATCATATGAATTTGGCTGATTTATTTCTCACTTCCGGGTTGGATCATCGAGGCACAATTCACCGCAGACATATTCCTGTTGCGACTGTAATTAAAACTGGGACATTGCATGATGTCAGTAGTTTAGCTGGCGTGATGCCTACACGCGATCGCGGTTTGGTCTGGTTTGCAATCATCAACCGTGGCACAAACCCAGCAGGTTTCCGTTCTGAGCAAGATAAACTGTTGCAAAACTTGATGAAACAGTTGCAACTACCTCAAGTAGTTCCTAGTATCCTAACTCCCCACTTAGCAATGAACTCTTTACCTCAAATCGGTGTAGACAGTCGTAATGAAATTTTATTCAGAAACTAGCCTTTTCAAAAGTTATTTTTCTAAAAAAATATAGTATTATCTATTTTTTAATATAGAAATATTATCACAATGCGTATTTTAGTAGTCGAAGATGATGTTCAGCTAGCAGAGATGCTAATGGAAGCCTTAACTGACCGTCAATATGTGGTAGATATAGCTCAAGATGGAGAGGAAGCATGGGATTGCATCAAAGTGTTGGAATATGATTTGGTGGTACTAGATATTACTTTACCCAAGTTAGATGGTGTAAGTTTTTGTCAACGGTTGCGATCGCCTATGGTGGGGCGTAGCCCATCGCCTACATCAAGGCATACCTTATCGCGCAACATTGCAATACCTGTACTCATGTTAACAGCACGCGATACCCTTGGTGACAAAATTACCGGGTTGGATGCTGGCGCAGATGATTATATGGTCAAACCTTTTGAAATGCCAGAGTTAATGGCTCGTGTTCGCGCCCTGTTGCGCCGCAATAGTGCCGCAACATCTTCTTCAGATTTTGGTTGGGGTAGTTTGCGTTTAAATTCCAGCACTTATGAAGTCACTTATGCTGACCAGCCTTTACATCTAACACCTAAAGAATTTGCTCTTTTAGAACTAATGGTTTCTAGCGGTCGGCGGGTACTAAGTCGAGCCGGCATTATTGAGCGCATTTGGTCGCTTGATGACCCTCCGAGCGAAGAAACTGTTAAGTCTCACATTAAAAGTTTACGGTATAAACTTAAAGACGTAGGTGCTGCCGATGATTTTATTGAGACAGTTCATGGACTAGGCTATCGCTTAAAGCAGCTTTAGAAAACTAACCGATTTCTACCTTATATTTGCCCCTTATCTCCACAACTGATTGTTATACTTCAATTACATTACTGAAATTAACCTCTTCTTTTACACTAGAACACTATTATTCTCCAAATCTATTTAATTATTGATTTGGAGAATTTTAATTTTTATCTAACTAAACTAAAAAATATATAATTACCCATTTTTAGATATTTCTATTTTGAAATCTTTGGATGGCTGAGAATAAGTTTCACCACCAATACTGCTCGGTTAAAAACATTTGTAGGTTGGGTTGAACGAAGTGAAACCCAACAAAGCCCCAGAAATGTTGGGTTTCCTTCCTCAACCCAACCTACGAAATTGAAGTTTTTTGAGCTTAACCGAGTAGTATTGGTTTCACCACAGTGTCAAGCTTATGTTGAATCTTCAGTTTTACAGAGTTCTATTTGCTATAGGTAACGCTACATGAACAGTTAAAATTTAACTATTAAGATAAAAATTAATTTAGATAGCATTTTTTATTAGTAACCGATTTCTCACCGATATTTAACCGATATTTCAACTTTTAAAATGTAACATCTTGAAACGCAAGCATTTTGGTAAGTTTATTTCAGTTTTAAAGAAATTTTTATGCCCGATTTTTCAATAAATATTTATAATATTGTTATTAACAATAAAGAGTATTGCAAGCTTAGACCTTATGCATTAGCTAATCAAATATCAATTCATGAAGCAATACGGTTATTAATTGATTCTCTTCCAGAATGCTCTCCAAATAATAACAAATTAAGTAGAAGCCATTCGTTTATGTTTACTAGAAAGTTTTTACAAGTTTCTTTCGATGATAGGTAACTTAATAAATAATTTTTTCTCCAAGTTACCTAGCTGTGAATTTTTGTACCACATACCACAGTAAATTTTGATTAT
The Nostoc punctiforme PCC 73102 genome window above contains:
- a CDS encoding response regulator transcription factor; protein product: MRILVVEDDVQLAEMLMEALTDRQYVVDIAQDGEEAWDCIKVLEYDLVVLDITLPKLDGVSFCQRLRSPMVGRSPSPTSRHTLSRNIAIPVLMLTARDTLGDKITGLDAGADDYMVKPFEMPELMARVRALLRRNSAATSSSDFGWGSLRLNSSTYEVTYADQPLHLTPKEFALLELMVSSGRRVLSRAGIIERIWSLDDPPSEETVKSHIKSLRYKLKDVGAADDFIETVHGLGYRLKQL